Proteins from one Oscillatoria nigro-viridis PCC 7112 genomic window:
- a CDS encoding efflux RND transporter periplasmic adaptor subunit encodes MIEEIISDSRNGTRPKVSDETLKLNEQPTHKVEIVSETPKDALREVFQEAPTLPESEPADSVAAKQPTEKVLAKGRIALFLLGLLLVGGLGFLVWQRSTAPKAEKPSRSGRLQVTPVTVATVTKKTVPIQLQAIGNVQSSSTVSVTPQASGRITGVYFKKGQEVKKGQLLFSIDDRSQTASIQQAQGIVAKSQAQVQQAAANLSKDRGVVEQARATLDKDRGIVEQAKATLQKDRGLVEQAKTTLKKDRGLVEQAKMTLEKDQGAVKQAIATLTKDRAQAQYAEAQSQRYAALYEQGVISQDQAQQYATSSRAAAATVDLDQQAIANAETAVKSDRIGIANAESVVKGDLVAIANAETAVKSDLVGIENAETAVKSDLVGIENARAVVEGDRAAIEGSQAGLSADGGALKNAQVQSSYTKVYAPIDGRAGNILVTIGNVVQASTDKPLVTISTINPIQVAFSVPESNLPQIQKYADNGKLKVDVTFAGNNRPISGTLSFVNNTVDNATGSIQLIGDFNNADGKLFPGQFVNTTLTLSQQPNAIVVPSQAVQTGPNGQFVFVAQEDDTVENVPVVVSNTINGLTVIQKGLDAGDEVVTDGQANLVDGSKIRIKTTSDAKDNSEGLGKSSDRSQGNNSDISGAKESGVKSGRDLNSSGNKSWKSRQNP; translated from the coding sequence ATGATCGAGGAAATTATTAGTGACAGTCGGAATGGCACTCGCCCTAAAGTTTCTGACGAAACTCTGAAGCTGAACGAGCAACCGACGCATAAGGTAGAAATTGTTAGTGAAACTCCAAAAGACGCTCTCCGTGAAGTTTTTCAGGAAGCTCCAACATTGCCGGAGAGCGAACCGGCGGACAGTGTTGCAGCCAAACAACCGACGGAAAAGGTACTGGCGAAAGGGCGGATTGCGCTGTTTCTACTGGGGTTGCTGCTGGTGGGTGGGCTAGGATTTTTGGTTTGGCAGCGATCGACTGCTCCTAAAGCGGAAAAACCGAGCCGCAGCGGCAGACTGCAAGTGACTCCGGTGACAGTGGCAACAGTAACGAAAAAAACGGTGCCGATACAGTTGCAAGCCATCGGCAACGTGCAATCGAGTTCTACTGTCTCGGTGACACCACAAGCTAGCGGGCGGATTACAGGAGTTTATTTCAAGAAAGGGCAAGAAGTTAAGAAAGGACAACTGCTGTTTTCGATCGACGATCGCTCTCAAACTGCCTCGATCCAGCAAGCTCAAGGAATCGTAGCAAAAAGCCAAGCACAGGTGCAACAAGCCGCAGCCAACCTTTCTAAAGATCGAGGAGTTGTCGAACAAGCTAGAGCAACCCTGGACAAAGACCGAGGAATTGTCGAGCAAGCCAAAGCGACTCTTCAAAAAGACCGAGGACTTGTCGAACAAGCCAAAACGACTCTTAAAAAAGACCGAGGACTTGTCGAACAAGCCAAAATGACGCTCGAAAAAGACCAAGGTGCAGTTAAGCAAGCGATCGCCACCTTGACCAAGGATCGAGCGCAAGCACAATATGCCGAAGCACAAAGTCAACGGTACGCAGCCCTCTACGAACAAGGAGTAATCAGTCAAGATCAAGCCCAACAATACGCTACCAGCAGCCGAGCCGCTGCGGCAACGGTCGATCTTGACCAGCAAGCGATCGCCAATGCTGAGACGGCGGTGAAGAGCGATCGCATCGGCATCGCCAATGCTGAATCTGTCGTCAAAGGCGATCTCGTGGCGATCGCCAATGCTGAGACGGCGGTGAAAAGCGATCTAGTGGGGATTGAGAATGCTGAGACGGCGGTGAAAAGCGATTTAGTAGGGATTGAGAATGCTCGGGCTGTCGTGGAAGGCGATCGGGCCGCGATCGAGGGTTCTCAAGCTGGGTTGAGTGCAGACGGCGGTGCCTTGAAAAATGCTCAGGTGCAATCATCCTATACCAAGGTCTATGCGCCGATCGACGGGCGTGCCGGAAATATTCTGGTGACGATCGGCAATGTGGTGCAAGCAAGCACCGACAAACCCTTGGTGACAATCTCCACAATTAATCCAATTCAAGTTGCCTTTTCGGTTCCTGAATCCAACCTCCCACAAATCCAAAAATACGCGGACAACGGCAAACTTAAAGTTGATGTCACCTTTGCCGGAAACAATCGTCCGATATCGGGAACCTTGTCATTTGTGAACAATACGGTTGACAATGCCACTGGCTCAATTCAACTGATTGGTGACTTTAATAACGCAGATGGCAAACTTTTTCCAGGTCAATTTGTTAACACAACTCTAACATTAAGTCAACAACCAAATGCGATTGTTGTTCCCTCACAAGCTGTACAGACAGGGCCGAACGGACAATTCGTATTTGTTGCCCAAGAAGACGATACAGTGGAAAATGTGCCTGTAGTTGTCAGCAATACAATCAACGGCTTAACTGTCATCCAAAAAGGTCTGGATGCGGGTGATGAAGTTGTCACCGACGGACAAGCAAATCTGGTTGATGGTAGCAAGATTCGCATTAAAACAACATCGGATGCTAAAGATAACTCTGAGGGTTTAGGCAAGAGTTCTGATAGAAGTCAAGGGAATAATTCAGACATATCTGGAGCTAAAGAATCGGGTGTAAAATCTGGTAGAGACTTGAATTCATCGGGAAATAAGTCATGGAAATCACGCCAGAATCCCTAG
- a CDS encoding sensor histidine kinase codes for MIRLTYPSFRLLLYLEWLLLATAALMEVLHPFQSLWSLLLRVGAIALFGAIGLRLPTVRLGRKVLFTALEFGLILLPIVQEGLSSRSSFLLFLVLLMRSCLIFRQPGQVTVLGVALLSYSSLLLLKPILPEKVIATVWEWRFSNVLLFGLTLVFALLLINALIAERQSREQLEIAHDKLALTHEQLRHYALRIEDQATLQERNRIAREIHDGLGHTLAAQTIQLNNALLFWKSEDEKALEFLKQAKQLGSEALLEIRKSVSVLRSNPLQGLSLESAIDKLLQNFQRMTAIEVSNSIRLPVLLSQEMNTTLYRIVQESLTNIHKHADATMVTVGLQQHAGQVYLSIADNGKGFDPAQNTTGFGLQGMRERVAAAGGQFAIYSKSGNGCRISVSLPSQNI; via the coding sequence ATGATTCGCTTGACCTATCCGTCCTTTCGTTTGTTGCTTTATTTGGAGTGGCTGCTGCTGGCGACGGCAGCCTTGATGGAAGTGCTGCACCCGTTTCAGTCGCTCTGGTCGCTGCTGTTACGGGTTGGCGCGATCGCACTTTTCGGCGCGATCGGGTTGCGTTTGCCAACCGTTCGGTTAGGTAGAAAAGTTTTATTTACAGCCCTAGAATTTGGCTTGATTTTGCTGCCAATTGTCCAGGAAGGGTTATCGAGCCGATCGAGCTTTTTGCTTTTTCTCGTGCTGCTGATGCGTAGTTGTCTGATCTTCCGCCAGCCGGGGCAGGTGACAGTCTTGGGTGTAGCCCTGCTTTCCTATAGCTCGCTACTGTTATTAAAACCTATTTTACCTGAAAAAGTCATTGCAACTGTTTGGGAATGGCGATTTAGCAATGTGTTATTATTTGGCTTGACATTAGTGTTCGCTTTATTGTTAATTAATGCGTTGATTGCGGAACGCCAAAGCCGAGAGCAATTAGAAATCGCTCACGATAAATTAGCCCTAACTCACGAACAACTCCGCCATTATGCACTGCGAATTGAAGACCAGGCAACTTTGCAGGAACGCAATCGGATTGCCCGCGAAATCCACGACGGACTCGGACACACCCTCGCGGCTCAAACGATTCAGCTCAATAATGCCCTCTTGTTCTGGAAATCGGAGGATGAGAAAGCCCTGGAGTTTCTGAAACAGGCGAAACAACTCGGATCGGAAGCTTTGTTAGAAATTCGCAAATCTGTTTCGGTGTTGCGATCGAATCCTTTGCAAGGATTGTCGCTCGAAAGTGCGATCGACAAACTTCTTCAAAACTTTCAACGTATGACTGCGATCGAAGTTTCCAACTCGATTCGCTTACCAGTTCTGCTATCTCAGGAAATGAATACAACACTTTACAGAATTGTGCAAGAATCGCTCACAAATATTCACAAACACGCTGATGCAACGATGGTGACTGTTGGGTTGCAGCAACACGCAGGACAGGTTTATTTGTCGATTGCTGACAACGGCAAAGGCTTCGACCCTGCACAAAATACCACTGGATTCGGACTCCAGGGAATGCGCGAACGAGTGGCGGCAGCAGGCGGTCAATTTGCGATTTACAGCAAGTCGGGAAACGGTTGCCGGATTTCGGTTTCTTTGCCATCTCAAAACATATAG
- a CDS encoding response regulator transcription factor, with protein MIRILLVDDRHIIRRGIKSILECYSDMQVIGEAENGQEAIAQIPILQPDIVLMDIRMPVMDGVAATGAIAQSYPDTKVLVLTTFDDDEYVSQAMRLGAKGYLLKDTEPDELALAIRAVYKGHTQLGPGLFEKALMTPAVTNPTVVSPPELEQLTPRELEVLRLIASGANNREIAQTLFLSENTVKNYVTNILSRLNLRDRTQAALLAHSLFN; from the coding sequence ATGATTCGGATTTTGCTAGTGGACGACCGGCATATTATTCGCCGGGGAATCAAGAGTATCCTGGAATGCTATTCTGATATGCAGGTAATTGGTGAAGCTGAAAACGGACAGGAGGCGATCGCACAAATTCCCATCCTACAGCCCGACATTGTGCTGATGGATATTCGGATGCCCGTGATGGATGGCGTAGCAGCAACCGGGGCGATCGCCCAATCTTATCCCGATACAAAAGTGCTGGTTTTAACCACATTTGATGACGATGAATATGTCAGCCAAGCAATGCGGCTGGGCGCAAAAGGCTACCTGCTCAAAGATACCGAACCCGACGAACTTGCCTTAGCGATTCGCGCTGTTTATAAAGGACACACGCAACTCGGCCCGGGATTATTTGAGAAAGCCCTGATGACTCCTGCTGTAACCAATCCGACGGTTGTTTCTCCGCCAGAATTAGAGCAACTCACGCCCAGAGAATTAGAAGTGTTGCGTTTAATAGCTTCGGGCGCGAACAACCGAGAAATTGCTCAAACCTTATTTTTGTCGGAAAACACGGTAAAGAACTATGTAACGAATATTTTGAGTAGGTTAAATTTGCGCGATCGAACTCAAGCCGCGCTGTTGGCTCATTCACTCTTCAATTAG
- a CDS encoding precorrin-8X methylmutase produces the protein MEWHVSDAQSLGLIDNEIGDHGFSAAEYEIVRRVIYATADFEYKSLISFSDQALQAGAAALAARTTIVVDVPMVQVGITPLIQSTFANPVYCSMEALTRPQKERTRAAWGIETLARRYPEGIFVVGQAQTALSAIVDLIESEEIRPALVIGTPSGFVGVDVAKSRLHDSMIPHIRIEGRKGSAVVAVAIVNGLVDLAWQAYGQEGNS, from the coding sequence ATGGAATGGCACGTAAGCGATGCCCAGAGTCTGGGATTAATCGATAACGAAATTGGCGACCACGGTTTTTCAGCGGCGGAGTACGAAATAGTCCGCCGCGTGATTTATGCGACTGCTGATTTTGAGTACAAGTCTTTAATTAGTTTTTCCGATCAGGCTTTGCAGGCTGGGGCGGCGGCTTTGGCTGCTCGGACTACAATCGTGGTAGATGTGCCGATGGTGCAGGTGGGCATTACGCCCTTGATCCAAAGTACCTTTGCGAATCCGGTTTACTGTTCGATGGAGGCTTTGACGCGCCCCCAAAAGGAAAGGACGCGGGCGGCTTGGGGGATTGAAACTTTGGCAAGACGCTATCCTGAAGGGATTTTTGTGGTGGGTCAGGCTCAAACTGCTTTGTCGGCGATCGTAGATTTGATTGAATCTGAGGAAATTCGGCCGGCTTTGGTGATTGGGACGCCTTCTGGGTTTGTGGGGGTGGACGTGGCTAAGTCGCGGCTGCATGATTCGATGATTCCTCACATTCGGATTGAGGGCCGCAAGGGCTCTGCGGTGGTAGCTGTGGCTATTGTTAACGGGCTGGTGGATTTGGCTTGGCAGGCTTACGGCCAAGAGGGAAACAGTTGA
- a CDS encoding TPM domain-containing protein translates to MSQLFPRKFLASVAAFFLALSVWTIAPAAHAFNNPDLLPSTQTPIIDLAKALTDIEEQTLAKNLKAFEAETGWKLRVLTQYDRTPGLAVKSYWGLDDKSVLLVADPRGGNLLNFNVGDSLYPLLPRTFWVELQTRYGNQFFVRDNGEDRAIIESLESIEGCLRQGGCRVVPGLPREQWVLTLITSVVGGVICGFAAQPRKPGQVVAWQWALIFSPLWGILFFAFGLGPVVTRTSDWLPVVRNVSGFAIGVLVAFLTPVLGKSSSSSET, encoded by the coding sequence ATGTCACAGCTTTTCCCGCGAAAATTTCTAGCCTCTGTTGCCGCATTTTTTCTGGCTTTGTCCGTGTGGACGATCGCACCTGCAGCCCACGCTTTCAATAATCCCGATTTGTTGCCTTCAACTCAGACGCCGATCATTGACTTAGCTAAAGCCCTTACGGATATTGAAGAACAAACTTTGGCAAAAAATTTAAAGGCATTTGAAGCCGAAACCGGCTGGAAACTGCGAGTGCTGACTCAGTACGATCGCACCCCCGGTTTGGCTGTCAAAAGCTATTGGGGGCTAGATGACAAGAGTGTGTTATTAGTTGCTGACCCCCGAGGGGGCAATTTGCTCAATTTTAATGTGGGCGACTCGCTGTATCCGCTGCTGCCGCGCACTTTTTGGGTAGAACTGCAAACCCGCTACGGCAATCAATTTTTTGTGCGGGACAATGGGGAAGATCGAGCGATTATTGAATCTTTGGAGTCGATCGAAGGCTGTTTGCGTCAGGGCGGATGCCGCGTGGTTCCCGGTTTGCCGAGGGAACAGTGGGTTCTGACCTTAATTACGTCGGTGGTTGGCGGCGTCATCTGCGGGTTTGCGGCTCAGCCTCGGAAGCCGGGACAGGTTGTGGCTTGGCAGTGGGCGCTGATTTTTTCGCCGCTGTGGGGCATTCTGTTTTTCGCTTTCGGACTCGGGCCGGTGGTGACTCGGACTTCTGACTGGTTGCCTGTGGTTCGGAATGTGTCCGGTTTTGCGATCGGAGTTTTGGTGGCATTCCTGACTCCGGTGCTGGGCAAGTCTTCTTCGTCGTCGGAAACTTAG